The following are from one region of the Aquipuribacter nitratireducens genome:
- the drmD gene encoding DISARM system SNF2-like helicase DrmD, translating to MPEPGQVVEVRGSTWAVADVREQGLTRSPADEGVAGTHHVVSLQSLDEDRLGTELDVVWELEVGQTVAPDQGLPEAITADGFDDPNRLAAFVDAVRWGAVTSADEKSFQAPFRSGANVEAYQLEPLRRALQAPRTNLLLADDVGLGKTIEAGLVIQELLLRHRARSVVIVCPPSLSLKWQDEMREKFGLDFVIVNSALMSDVRRSHGLNANPFRLFPRVIVSMAWLPSLRAQRLLRDVYAQVGDINSARRFAFDMLVVDEAHHVAPSSPSAVGGGRGYAVDSARTIATRDLAMVCEHRLFLSATPHNGHSESFTALLEMIDDRRFSRGATLDEKALADVTVRRLKTELHDKQFQPRQIKSILFTPSDDEQAAFESLTSLLEESARANGRGRSGDIVSMLLKKRFLSSSWAFAMTMSLYDSSGSSGRLPDLDDEDDYYAEVLGSEQDDEEEGHSDQPEFSALRQSKGSDPLVAASPQQIAELVAWGQGYENQPDSRLRALVTFLDAVCRPDGRLWSNERVVIFTEYATTLEWIVGVLEQRGYGPVLDTIRGSTDPEQREQTRARFSESPDKEPIRVLVATDSAGEGIDLQAYCHRLVNFDIPFNPSRLEQRIGRIDRYGQQHTPEIYHFQPDRASTTYGADMDFMRRIAEKVGTIARDLGSVNQVIDAQVQNHFSRLRSVRTKTPADDGNAIIGRALAGSAELNRQLTELSRTYADRKAAMHLTPANSRRVVDTALSLTAQPELVEIGDDYSDAEVFQVPSLGSSWQPALRGLDTRLKPGVWRPITFDDGQSGRSDVVHVHLGHALLQKAGRILRSSLFSADSAMSRVTAVVVPGIEQSCVAAVSRLVLVGRGGVRLHEEVFLTGIRVRGQAMAESKVEQLLEQTLDGQGLTLADDRIRAQLSAEWNQDGSRLRSRLLTAMTGRAERHQGAVEERLESRRQSDVTRAREIFGAFRRNLHDSQTRLRAIEAEEASTLWPTEQLAQVRRDIRAMEDRLATLADEEAREVAAIQERYTDIRPHVSAAAVVFALTPRDARQGELA from the coding sequence GTGCCCGAACCAGGCCAGGTCGTCGAGGTCCGCGGCTCCACGTGGGCCGTCGCCGACGTCCGCGAGCAGGGCCTGACACGCAGCCCGGCCGACGAGGGCGTCGCAGGCACCCACCACGTCGTCTCGCTTCAGTCTCTGGACGAGGACCGCCTCGGCACCGAGCTCGACGTGGTCTGGGAGCTGGAGGTCGGCCAGACCGTCGCGCCGGACCAGGGCCTCCCTGAGGCCATCACCGCTGATGGCTTCGACGACCCGAACCGGCTCGCGGCGTTCGTCGACGCCGTGCGCTGGGGTGCTGTGACGTCTGCCGACGAGAAGTCGTTCCAGGCGCCGTTCCGCAGCGGCGCGAACGTCGAGGCGTACCAGCTCGAGCCGCTGCGACGCGCGCTGCAAGCCCCCAGGACGAACCTGCTCTTAGCTGATGACGTGGGCCTAGGGAAGACCATCGAGGCCGGGCTCGTCATCCAGGAGCTGCTGCTGCGGCACCGAGCGCGCTCTGTGGTCATCGTGTGCCCGCCCAGCCTGTCGCTGAAGTGGCAGGACGAGATGCGGGAGAAGTTCGGGCTGGACTTCGTCATCGTCAACAGCGCGCTGATGTCCGACGTCCGCCGCAGCCACGGGCTGAACGCCAACCCGTTCCGACTGTTCCCTCGCGTCATCGTCAGCATGGCGTGGCTGCCGTCCCTGCGTGCGCAGCGGCTGCTGCGGGACGTCTACGCACAGGTCGGCGACATCAACTCAGCCCGCCGCTTCGCCTTCGACATGCTCGTGGTCGACGAAGCCCATCACGTCGCGCCGTCGAGCCCGAGTGCCGTGGGTGGTGGGCGCGGGTACGCAGTGGACAGCGCCCGCACAATCGCCACACGCGACCTGGCGATGGTCTGCGAGCACCGCCTGTTCCTCAGTGCCACACCGCACAACGGGCACTCCGAGTCCTTCACGGCGCTGCTGGAGATGATCGACGACCGCCGTTTCAGCAGAGGGGCAACGCTCGACGAGAAGGCGTTGGCAGACGTGACCGTTCGTCGCCTCAAGACCGAACTCCACGATAAGCAGTTCCAGCCTCGCCAGATCAAGTCCATCCTGTTCACCCCAAGCGACGACGAGCAGGCAGCCTTTGAGTCGTTGACCTCGCTGTTGGAAGAGTCCGCCCGTGCCAACGGCCGTGGCCGTTCCGGCGACATCGTCTCCATGCTGCTGAAGAAGCGGTTCCTGTCCAGCTCCTGGGCTTTCGCCATGACGATGTCGCTTTACGACAGCTCAGGCTCAAGTGGTCGTCTGCCGGACCTCGACGACGAGGACGACTACTACGCGGAGGTCCTCGGCAGCGAACAGGACGACGAGGAGGAGGGGCACTCCGACCAACCGGAGTTCTCGGCCCTCCGACAAAGCAAGGGCTCAGACCCGTTGGTGGCCGCCTCGCCCCAGCAGATCGCTGAGTTGGTCGCGTGGGGGCAGGGGTACGAGAACCAACCGGACTCCCGGCTCAGGGCCCTGGTCACCTTCCTCGACGCGGTGTGTAGACCGGACGGGCGTCTGTGGTCCAACGAGCGGGTCGTCATCTTCACCGAGTACGCGACCACCCTGGAGTGGATCGTCGGCGTACTGGAGCAGCGCGGCTACGGACCGGTCCTGGACACCATCCGGGGTTCGACCGACCCCGAGCAGCGTGAGCAGACGCGCGCACGGTTCAGCGAGAGCCCGGACAAGGAGCCGATCCGCGTACTGGTGGCCACGGACTCCGCAGGCGAGGGCATCGACCTGCAGGCGTACTGCCACCGGCTCGTCAACTTCGACATCCCGTTCAACCCATCACGCCTTGAGCAGCGGATAGGCCGCATCGACCGCTACGGCCAGCAGCACACCCCGGAGATCTACCACTTCCAGCCCGACCGGGCCTCGACCACCTATGGCGCAGACATGGACTTCATGCGCCGGATCGCGGAGAAGGTCGGCACCATCGCCAGGGACCTGGGTTCGGTCAACCAGGTCATCGACGCCCAGGTGCAGAACCACTTCAGCCGCCTCAGGTCGGTGCGGACGAAGACACCTGCCGATGACGGCAACGCCATCATCGGCCGAGCTTTGGCCGGCAGCGCGGAGCTCAATAGGCAGCTGACGGAGCTGTCGCGCACGTACGCCGACCGGAAGGCAGCGATGCACTTGACGCCTGCCAACTCTCGCCGCGTCGTCGACACCGCCCTTTCCCTCACGGCGCAGCCTGAGCTCGTCGAGATCGGCGACGACTACTCCGACGCCGAGGTGTTCCAGGTGCCGTCGCTGGGCTCCTCGTGGCAGCCGGCATTGCGCGGGCTGGACACGCGCCTGAAGCCTGGAGTCTGGCGGCCTATCACGTTCGACGACGGCCAGTCCGGCCGGAGCGACGTGGTGCACGTGCACCTCGGTCACGCCCTGCTGCAGAAGGCGGGACGGATCCTGCGCAGCTCGCTGTTCAGCGCCGACTCCGCGATGAGCCGGGTGACGGCCGTGGTCGTGCCCGGCATCGAGCAGTCGTGCGTGGCTGCGGTGTCGCGGCTGGTGCTCGTGGGTCGCGGTGGCGTTCGCTTGCACGAGGAGGTGTTCCTCACCGGCATCCGGGTGAGGGGCCAGGCGATGGCCGAGAGCAAGGTCGAGCAGCTGTTGGAGCAGACGCTGGACGGCCAGGGCCTGACCTTGGCCGACGACCGGATCCGAGCGCAGCTGTCTGCCGAGTGGAACCAGGACGGCTCTCGCCTGCGCTCCCGGCTACTCACGGCCATGACTGGCCGTGCCGAGCGGCATCAGGGGGCGGTGGAGGAGCGGCTGGAGTCACGCAGGCAGTCCGACGTGACGCGCGCCCGCGAGATCTTCGGCGCCTTCCGGCGCAACCTCCACGACTCCCAGACGCGACTACGTGCGATCGAGGCCGAGGAGGCATCCACCTTGTGGCCCACAGAACAGCTCGCGCAGGTCCGTCGCGACATCCGCGCCATGGAGGATCGCCTTGCCACGCTCGCCGACGAGGAGGCGCGTGAGGTCGCGGCCATCCAGGAGCGCTACACCGACATTCGCCCGCACGTCTCGGCCGCCGCCGTGGTGTTCGCGCTTACCCCGCGGGACGCTCGTCAAGGAGAACTGGCATGA
- a CDS encoding DUF4011 domain-containing protein — protein MLGNTGSPVTVTTQCTPVVSYAMAHNGIPVVDEVSLTSTVDLRGAELDVAISDESGVLTRTCRSIVDLAAGARTVVDDVRLQLDPARMKDVAERRPGRLTARLMADGELVAEVSEDLLVLPARHWLARPAQLSFELLPAFVMPNDPAVTALVAEAGDLLKARTGSSSIQGYQSGAERVDAIAEAVFDAARARAIRYAEPPASWGSVGQLVRTPREVLEGRLGTCLDTVVVLAAALEQAGIRPLLWVVQGHAFLGYWRTEDALVNIAHTDVSDVVNLIDVGRVRLVETTMVTDGERARSFAETHRPPFARYLTGDLEEVLAVVDVYTARRSGVVPLPAVAQHATGEVTVVEYVPAVHSSPPAAVPLPRHQTSSGTMSTAPVPPRVAQWKNALLDLSLRNRLINFTDRSGIALAVPDGELGRVEDLLHGSGALSLWPSDGVDHIAEARGIRFGRDLPQDQLAELLHSKRAVFSDVSGGSYATRMRSLAYKARTIVEETGANNLYLALGMLAWEWEGKPLRSPLVLVPVTLRSATRQHAYRIELDESGTSTPNYCLLEKLGQLGVHIPGLADPALDDAGSDLDAALHAVRVAVAEAGRPWRVETTAHLGILQFAKFRLWKDLDEHWDTMIANPLVSHLVHTPTEPFVDPVEGEVTTDLDELAAECPISADASQLRAIADALAGKTLVLEGPPGTGKSQTITNLLSRAIAGGRRVLFVAEKRAALDVVQKRLDAVGMGPFSLDLHDKGSKPAQVRAQILAALEHAVDVDAHGLAASEEDLRTSRRHLTRYATRLHETNPAGHSMYSAHAAQLALGDGSVLEVPPRVLARGEDAVHAIRHRLGLLPDVADPARPAALHPWGFVRCTTLADGQAERIGRSVRAVDTALDRLAVAGPLARAVAEVRGLDDLDTLVGLAGATSVTLQDLDSTQQPAWDSSNEALAREIGAFVAATHPGLDVVTPAAMDLPLADIHGQAQAAAASGFWGRKKRLRAVAEQLSPVLRPGAAVRPKDLVALTGALLQVQGAVRGLADQAGRVPGVAVPQGWNPLTEEGRGLLERQVQWLRWAGRSIARRDGAATGFTDAVRAWLDQRGPGDPDTATRLTALRDAVAELLAACDVDDISLATWSDELSFVRAWDRTRASRDAADEQLLPVRRWVALLAELAALRSEGLDEAARALEVGAVPADEAVKAFDRGVARTSLVERRAAAGLDAFDAVAHERSIRRFVTASESVRDLMVQELPRRAVDSRSFDPRTGHGQVGALQRELNKQRRGLGVRALLQQYGALITQVMPCVLVSPDSLARFFPVQAELFDLVVFDEASQIRVADAIGAMGRARSVVVVGDSKQMPPTSFAEAGISDDEDAVPDGLLAVEDEESILSEAVQARVPQQWLSWHYRSQDESLISFSNQHYYDQRLSSFPAPRSGDADPGPRGHGISLVRVDGHFNRTGKGKLLRTNPVEAEAVVEEIRRRFDASPDGTHPSVGVVTFNVQQRAYIEALLRDSGDQRFVDALEDPDGLFVKNLENVQGDERDTILFSTAFSVNDKGVLPLNFGPLNRGGGERRLNVAVTRARRQVVVFSSFDPAQLRTEETAAVGIKHLRAYLDLAAAGADETEARRRAGLVDRHRDAIAAALRARGHVVTTEVGLSDFRVDISVARAGEPGRPRLAVLLDGPAWARRQTVGDRDGLPVAVLSRLMGWPAVERVWLPEWVADSDAVVGRLERALAAAEWTTSAPQAPAVRPAAALRSAEPATVRATVDPSVRSVVREQAPAALPGAEPFVAWTPRLVGDRSWLDALPHARATAAVRHVALEVIAAEGPIHEVRLARSVAAAYDLTRLNESRIRSILATVPTELRGGDEPSFFWPQGRDTERWEGFRTSTPDNPRPIEDVPLWEIGNAMRALCVAGFGLEREELLREALACFGGKRLTPGVRERVDSALTHALHAGRLKEQSGVLSSR, from the coding sequence GTGCTCGGCAACACCGGCTCGCCCGTCACCGTCACCACGCAGTGCACACCCGTCGTCAGCTACGCGATGGCTCACAACGGCATCCCAGTCGTCGACGAGGTGTCCCTGACGTCGACGGTCGACCTGCGCGGCGCCGAGCTCGACGTCGCCATCAGCGACGAGAGCGGCGTGCTGACGCGGACTTGTCGCAGCATCGTCGACCTCGCGGCGGGGGCCCGGACGGTGGTCGACGACGTACGCCTGCAGCTCGACCCCGCGCGCATGAAGGACGTCGCCGAGAGGCGACCCGGCCGTCTCACCGCGCGCCTGATGGCGGACGGCGAGCTCGTCGCCGAGGTGTCCGAGGACCTCCTCGTCCTCCCGGCGCGCCACTGGCTGGCGCGTCCCGCGCAGCTCTCGTTCGAGCTCCTCCCCGCGTTCGTCATGCCGAACGACCCGGCGGTGACCGCGCTCGTCGCCGAGGCGGGCGATCTGCTCAAGGCGCGCACGGGCAGCTCGTCGATCCAGGGCTACCAGTCGGGTGCCGAGCGGGTGGACGCCATCGCGGAAGCCGTCTTCGACGCCGCCCGCGCTCGCGCGATCCGGTACGCCGAACCACCGGCGAGCTGGGGGTCGGTCGGGCAGCTCGTCCGGACGCCTCGCGAGGTGCTCGAAGGGCGACTCGGGACCTGCCTCGACACCGTCGTCGTCCTTGCTGCCGCTCTCGAGCAGGCCGGCATCCGCCCCTTGCTGTGGGTCGTGCAGGGTCACGCGTTCCTCGGCTACTGGCGGACCGAGGACGCCCTCGTCAACATCGCCCACACCGACGTCTCGGACGTCGTCAACCTCATCGACGTGGGTCGCGTCCGCCTCGTCGAGACGACGATGGTGACCGACGGCGAGCGCGCAAGGTCCTTCGCGGAGACGCACCGGCCCCCGTTCGCGAGGTACCTGACGGGTGACCTCGAGGAGGTGCTGGCCGTTGTCGACGTCTACACGGCGCGACGCAGCGGCGTCGTCCCGCTCCCCGCCGTCGCGCAGCACGCGACCGGTGAGGTCACCGTCGTGGAGTACGTCCCCGCGGTGCACAGCAGCCCGCCGGCGGCGGTCCCGCTCCCCCGGCACCAGACGTCGAGCGGGACGATGTCAACCGCCCCGGTGCCGCCTCGCGTGGCGCAGTGGAAGAACGCGCTGCTCGACCTCAGCCTCCGCAACCGCCTCATCAACTTCACCGACCGCAGCGGCATCGCGCTGGCGGTCCCCGACGGCGAGCTCGGCCGCGTCGAGGACCTGCTCCACGGTTCGGGCGCCCTGTCCCTCTGGCCGTCGGACGGTGTCGACCACATCGCCGAGGCGCGTGGTATCCGGTTCGGGCGCGACCTCCCTCAGGACCAGCTCGCCGAGCTGCTGCACTCCAAGCGCGCCGTCTTCAGCGACGTGTCCGGCGGGTCCTACGCGACACGCATGCGGAGCCTCGCCTACAAGGCGAGAACGATCGTCGAGGAGACCGGGGCCAACAACCTCTACCTCGCGCTCGGCATGCTCGCGTGGGAGTGGGAGGGCAAGCCGTTGCGGTCCCCGCTCGTCCTCGTCCCGGTGACCCTGCGCAGCGCGACCCGACAGCACGCCTACCGCATCGAGCTCGACGAGAGCGGCACGAGCACCCCCAACTACTGCCTGCTCGAGAAGCTCGGCCAGCTGGGCGTCCACATCCCCGGCCTCGCCGACCCCGCCCTGGACGACGCGGGCAGCGACCTCGACGCCGCCCTGCACGCCGTGCGCGTCGCCGTCGCCGAGGCGGGCCGCCCGTGGCGCGTGGAGACCACGGCGCACCTCGGCATCCTGCAGTTCGCGAAGTTCCGGCTGTGGAAGGACCTCGACGAGCACTGGGACACCATGATCGCCAACCCGCTCGTCTCCCACCTCGTCCACACTCCGACGGAACCGTTCGTCGACCCCGTCGAGGGCGAGGTGACGACCGACCTGGACGAGCTCGCCGCCGAGTGTCCGATCTCGGCGGACGCGTCGCAGCTGCGGGCGATCGCCGACGCCCTTGCCGGAAAGACCCTCGTCCTCGAGGGTCCGCCCGGCACCGGCAAGTCGCAGACCATCACGAACCTGCTGTCCCGGGCGATCGCCGGCGGCCGTCGCGTGCTCTTCGTCGCGGAGAAGCGGGCCGCGCTCGACGTCGTGCAGAAGCGGCTCGACGCCGTCGGCATGGGTCCCTTCTCGCTCGACCTGCACGACAAGGGCAGCAAGCCGGCGCAGGTGCGCGCCCAGATCCTCGCCGCGCTCGAGCATGCCGTCGACGTCGACGCCCACGGTCTGGCTGCGAGCGAGGAGGACCTGCGCACGTCGCGGCGTCACCTCACCCGCTACGCGACCCGGCTGCACGAGACGAACCCCGCGGGTCACTCGATGTACTCCGCCCACGCGGCACAGCTCGCCCTAGGCGACGGTTCCGTCCTCGAGGTGCCGCCGCGGGTCCTCGCCCGTGGCGAGGACGCCGTCCACGCCATCCGGCACCGGCTTGGTCTGCTCCCCGACGTCGCCGATCCGGCTCGTCCGGCGGCGCTGCACCCGTGGGGCTTCGTCCGCTGCACCACGCTGGCGGACGGCCAGGCAGAGCGCATCGGACGGTCGGTCCGGGCCGTCGACACCGCACTCGACCGGCTGGCCGTCGCCGGGCCGCTCGCCCGTGCCGTCGCCGAAGTCCGGGGACTGGACGACCTCGACACACTCGTCGGGCTGGCCGGCGCGACATCGGTGACCCTGCAAGACCTCGACAGCACCCAGCAGCCGGCGTGGGACTCGTCCAACGAGGCCCTGGCTCGCGAGATCGGCGCCTTCGTCGCCGCCACCCACCCGGGTCTCGACGTCGTCACCCCCGCAGCGATGGACCTACCGCTCGCCGACATCCACGGGCAGGCTCAAGCCGCCGCCGCGTCCGGCTTCTGGGGCCGAAAGAAGCGCCTGCGAGCGGTGGCCGAGCAACTGTCGCCCGTGCTTCGCCCTGGCGCCGCCGTCCGCCCGAAGGATCTCGTCGCCCTGACCGGCGCGCTGCTGCAGGTGCAGGGTGCGGTCCGAGGACTCGCGGACCAGGCCGGCCGGGTCCCAGGCGTCGCTGTGCCGCAAGGGTGGAACCCGTTGACGGAGGAGGGCCGCGGGCTCCTCGAACGCCAGGTGCAGTGGCTCCGCTGGGCGGGCCGGTCGATCGCCAGGCGCGACGGCGCGGCCACCGGCTTCACCGACGCCGTCCGTGCGTGGCTCGACCAGCGCGGCCCGGGCGACCCCGACACCGCGACCCGACTCACGGCGCTTCGTGACGCCGTCGCGGAGTTGCTGGCCGCCTGCGACGTCGACGACATCAGCCTCGCCACTTGGTCGGACGAACTGTCGTTCGTACGGGCGTGGGACCGCACCCGCGCAAGCCGCGACGCCGCTGACGAGCAGTTGCTCCCCGTCCGCCGTTGGGTCGCGCTGCTCGCCGAGCTCGCCGCGCTGCGCAGCGAGGGACTGGACGAGGCGGCGCGGGCGCTCGAGGTCGGGGCCGTCCCCGCCGACGAGGCGGTCAAGGCCTTCGACCGCGGGGTCGCCCGCACGTCGCTCGTCGAACGGCGGGCCGCCGCCGGCCTCGACGCGTTCGACGCCGTCGCCCACGAACGGAGCATCCGGCGCTTCGTCACCGCCTCGGAGTCGGTGCGTGACCTGATGGTGCAGGAGCTGCCGCGGCGCGCCGTCGACTCCCGGTCGTTCGACCCGAGGACTGGTCACGGCCAGGTTGGAGCGCTGCAGCGGGAGCTCAACAAGCAGCGGCGCGGGCTCGGCGTCCGCGCCCTGCTGCAGCAGTACGGCGCCCTCATCACGCAGGTGATGCCGTGCGTGCTCGTGAGCCCGGACTCGCTGGCCCGCTTCTTCCCCGTGCAGGCGGAGCTGTTCGACCTGGTCGTGTTCGACGAGGCGTCCCAGATCCGCGTCGCGGACGCAATCGGGGCGATGGGACGGGCTCGCTCGGTGGTCGTGGTCGGCGACAGCAAGCAGATGCCCCCGACGTCGTTCGCGGAGGCGGGCATCTCCGACGACGAGGACGCCGTTCCGGACGGCCTGCTCGCCGTCGAGGACGAGGAGAGCATCCTGTCCGAGGCGGTCCAAGCGCGCGTGCCCCAGCAGTGGCTGTCGTGGCACTACCGGAGCCAGGACGAGTCGCTCATCTCGTTCAGCAACCAGCACTACTACGACCAGCGGCTCTCGTCGTTCCCCGCGCCGAGGTCGGGCGACGCCGACCCTGGCCCGCGCGGCCACGGCATCTCGCTCGTACGGGTCGACGGTCACTTCAACCGCACGGGCAAGGGCAAGCTGCTGCGCACCAACCCGGTCGAGGCGGAGGCAGTCGTCGAGGAGATCCGGCGCCGCTTCGACGCGTCACCGGACGGCACCCACCCGTCCGTCGGAGTGGTCACGTTCAACGTGCAGCAGCGCGCCTACATCGAGGCGCTGCTGCGCGACAGCGGCGACCAGCGTTTCGTCGACGCGCTCGAGGACCCCGACGGCCTGTTCGTCAAGAACCTCGAGAACGTCCAGGGCGACGAGCGGGACACCATCCTCTTCTCGACCGCGTTCAGCGTGAACGACAAGGGTGTGCTGCCGCTGAACTTCGGTCCGCTCAACCGTGGCGGCGGCGAGCGGCGCCTCAACGTGGCGGTCACCCGTGCGCGCCGGCAGGTCGTCGTGTTCAGCTCCTTCGACCCGGCGCAGCTGCGCACGGAGGAAACCGCGGCCGTCGGGATCAAGCACCTGCGCGCCTACCTCGACCTCGCCGCAGCGGGCGCCGACGAGACCGAGGCGCGTCGTCGCGCTGGCCTCGTCGACCGGCACCGAGACGCCATCGCCGCGGCGCTCCGCGCCCGCGGGCACGTCGTGACGACGGAGGTCGGCCTGTCCGACTTCCGCGTCGACATCAGCGTCGCCCGCGCAGGCGAGCCCGGACGACCGCGCCTTGCGGTGCTGCTCGACGGACCGGCGTGGGCCCGACGTCAGACGGTCGGCGACCGTGACGGCCTGCCCGTCGCGGTCCTGTCGCGGCTCATGGGGTGGCCCGCCGTGGAGCGGGTGTGGCTGCCGGAGTGGGTCGCCGACTCCGACGCGGTCGTAGGGCGGCTGGAGCGGGCGCTCGCGGCGGCCGAGTGGACCACGAGCGCACCGCAGGCACCCGCGGTCAGGCCCGCGGCTGCGCTGCGCTCCGCCGAGCCGGCGACCGTGCGGGCCACTGTCGATCCCTCCGTCCGCTCGGTCGTGCGAGAACAAGCGCCAGCCGCCCTGCCTGGCGCCGAACCCTTCGTCGCGTGGACCCCTCGTCTGGTCGGTGACCGGTCGTGGCTCGACGCGCTGCCGCACGCGCGGGCAACGGCGGCCGTGCGGCACGTCGCGCTCGAGGTGATCGCAGCCGAGGGACCGATCCATGAGGTGCGGCTTGCTCGCAGCGTGGCGGCCGCCTACGACCTCACGCGACTCAACGAGTCGCGCATCCGGTCGATCCTCGCGACCGTCCCGACCGAGCTCCGGGGTGGTGACGAGCCGAGCTTCTTCTGGCCGCAAGGCAGGGACACGGAGCGCTGGGAGGGGTTCCGGACCTCGACCCCCGACAACCCGCGGCCAATCGAAGACGTGCCGTTGTGGGAGATCGGCAACGCCATGCGGGCGCTGTGCGTCGCCGGCTTCGGCCTCGAGCGCGAGGAGCTCTTGCGTGAGGCACTCGCGTGCTTCGGTGGCAAGCGACTCACACCCGGCGTGCGCGAGCGCGTGGACTCGGCGCTGACACATGCGCTGCACGCAGGACGACTCAAGGAGCAATCAGGTGTCCTCTCGTCACGGTGA
- a CDS encoding DUF3375 domain-containing protein, with product MEHDELDSLRRHPAWRLLSADSAPLVLDVLGAVFVDSGGGPMAETDLVQRVDDHLFALSRTCPGRYPRPALEYVRDWAEPGKGWLRAFYPPGSDGRHYDVTPAVEKALRFLDGLRARSFVGTESRLDAIVTLLRDLALGSEPDTERRLSELERRRAELDREIEAVRTGRSPLLSDTAQAERFDQVTRLAVDLLSDFRQVEENFRTLDRQLRERVTRWEGPKAGLLDEIVGSRAGIAESDQGRSFHAFFDFLLSSSRQEEFRELLAQVHDRAGAPSGARTRRVHHDWLAAGQRTQETVRSLSEQLRRFVDDQTWLENRRVLDLVRSIEQHALALRDTGPIPVAADLPDTHPSLVLPMERPLYRPRTKAAVASDDVVEADAVLDATALFEQVVVDRERLVGAVGSSLAGAEQVPLAAVVGRHPLREGLAELVAYYTLSAAADTTFDSVVDDTATDRIGWTDRDGVDRVATVPRLVFTR from the coding sequence GTGGAGCACGACGAGCTGGACAGCCTGCGCCGCCACCCGGCGTGGCGGCTGCTCAGCGCCGACAGCGCCCCGCTCGTGCTGGACGTACTCGGAGCGGTCTTCGTCGACTCTGGCGGCGGCCCGATGGCCGAGACCGACCTGGTCCAGCGGGTCGACGACCACCTGTTCGCCCTGTCCCGCACCTGCCCAGGGCGCTACCCCCGCCCCGCCCTGGAGTACGTCCGGGACTGGGCCGAGCCGGGCAAGGGCTGGCTGCGAGCCTTCTACCCGCCGGGCAGCGACGGCCGCCACTACGACGTCACGCCCGCCGTGGAGAAGGCGCTGCGGTTCCTCGACGGCCTGCGGGCCCGGTCTTTCGTCGGGACCGAGTCGCGGCTCGACGCCATCGTCACGCTGCTGCGCGACCTTGCCCTGGGCAGCGAGCCGGACACTGAGCGGCGCCTTTCCGAATTGGAGCGGCGCCGGGCCGAGCTCGACCGGGAGATCGAGGCCGTGCGCACCGGCCGCAGCCCGCTGCTGAGCGACACCGCTCAGGCGGAGCGCTTCGATCAGGTGACGCGCCTCGCCGTGGACCTGCTGTCGGACTTCCGTCAGGTGGAGGAGAATTTCCGCACCCTCGACCGGCAGCTGCGCGAGCGGGTGACCCGGTGGGAGGGGCCGAAGGCGGGGCTGCTGGACGAGATCGTCGGATCCAGGGCCGGGATCGCCGAGTCCGACCAGGGTCGCAGCTTCCACGCCTTCTTCGACTTCCTGCTGTCCAGCAGCCGGCAGGAGGAGTTCCGCGAGCTCCTCGCGCAGGTGCACGACCGCGCCGGCGCCCCCTCCGGCGCGCGCACCCGGCGCGTCCATCACGATTGGCTTGCCGCCGGGCAGCGCACTCAGGAGACCGTCCGGTCGCTGTCGGAGCAGCTCCGCCGCTTCGTGGACGACCAGACTTGGCTGGAGAACCGGCGTGTCCTCGATCTCGTCCGCTCGATCGAGCAGCACGCCCTCGCCCTGCGCGACACCGGTCCTATCCCGGTCGCAGCGGACCTCCCCGACACCCATCCGAGCCTCGTGCTGCCCATGGAGCGCCCGCTCTACCGGCCCAGGACGAAGGCCGCGGTCGCGAGCGACGACGTGGTCGAGGCCGACGCGGTACTCGACGCCACGGCTCTGTTCGAGCAGGTCGTCGTCGACCGCGAGCGGCTCGTGGGCGCTGTCGGCAGCAGCCTGGCGGGCGCCGAGCAGGTGCCTCTCGCCGCCGTGGTCGGGCGGCACCCGCTGCGCGAAGGGCTCGCGGAGCTCGTCGCCTACTACACGCTGTCGGCGGCCGCCGACACGACCTTCGACTCCGTGGTCGACGACACCGCTACCGACCGGATCGGCTGGACCGACCGCGACGGCGTCGACCGCGTGGCGACCGTCCCGAGGCTGGTGTTCACACGATGA
- a CDS encoding DUF4194 domain-containing protein — MSGRPSPRGELDLSLVLVSLYKGVVQRDTHERAWQHLLHLQPQVRDHVGVVGLQLVVDESEGYAYLRQRPEDDDATTDAPRLVARRQLSFPVSLLLALLRRRLALHDAEGGDVRLVLTREQMVEMVRVFVPESSNDARVVDQVETSIAKVVELGFLRRLPGDDGALEVRRILKSFVDAEWLHDFDARLAAYRDVLAGQETA, encoded by the coding sequence ATGAGCGGACGCCCGAGCCCGCGCGGCGAGCTCGACCTGTCCCTGGTGCTGGTCTCCCTCTACAAGGGCGTCGTGCAGCGCGACACGCACGAGCGCGCCTGGCAGCACCTGCTCCACCTGCAGCCGCAGGTCCGCGACCACGTTGGGGTCGTGGGCCTCCAGCTCGTGGTCGACGAGTCCGAGGGGTACGCCTACCTGCGGCAGCGCCCCGAGGACGACGACGCCACGACGGACGCGCCGCGCCTCGTGGCGCGCCGGCAGCTGTCGTTCCCGGTCAGCTTGCTGCTCGCGCTGCTGCGGCGCCGTCTCGCCCTGCACGACGCCGAGGGCGGCGACGTCCGGCTCGTGCTCACGCGGGAGCAGATGGTCGAGATGGTGCGGGTGTTCGTGCCCGAGAGCAGCAACGACGCCCGGGTCGTGGACCAGGTGGAGACGAGCATCGCAAAGGTGGTGGAGCTGGGCTTCTTGCGACGCCTGCCCGGCGACGACGGCGCCCTCGAGGTCCGTCGCATCCTCAAGTCATTCGTGGATGCCGAGTGGCTGCACGACTTCGACGCGAGGCTCGCGGCCTACCGCGACGTCCTGGCGGGTCAGGAGACCGCATGA